A stretch of Suncus etruscus isolate mSunEtr1 chromosome 9, mSunEtr1.pri.cur, whole genome shotgun sequence DNA encodes these proteins:
- the PSMF1 gene encoding proteasome inhibitor PI31 subunit, which produces MAGLEVLFASAAPSLTCAQDALVCFLHWELVTHGYSGLGAGDQPGPNDKKSELLPAEWNKNKDLYVLRYESKDGSKKLLMKAVTVENSMIINVLEYGSQQVSDLTLNLDDYIDSEHLVDFHRAYKNSEELRSRIISGIITPIHEYRDKDRVSSPHREFPPATAREVDPLRIPPYHPHTSRQPPWCDPLGPFAVGGEDLDPFGCRRGGMIVDPLRSGFPRAPIDPSSGLPNRLPPGAVPPGARFDPFGPTGTSPSGPNPDHLPPPGYDDMFL; this is translated from the exons ATGGCGGGCCTGGAGGTGCTGTTCGCGTCGGCCGCGCCCTCCCTCACCTGCGCGCAGGACGCGCTCGTCTGCTTCCTGCACTGGGAGCTGGTGACGCACGGCTACTCTGGCCTGGGCGCCGGCGACCAG CCAGGGCCCAACGATAAGAAGTCAGAACTTCTGCCTGCCGAgtggaacaaaaacaaagatctgtATGTTCTCCGGTATGAGTCCAAGGATGGATCCAAAAAGCTCCTCATGAAGGCTGTCACTGTGGAGAACAGCATGATCATCAACGTGCTG GAATATGGCTCACAGCAAGTGTCAGACTTGACCCTGAACTTGGATGATTATATTGATTCAGAACACTTGGTTGACTTCCACAG GGCCTACAAGAATAGTGAAGAACTGCGGTCTCGTATCATATCTGGAATCATCACACCAATTCATGAGTACAGGGACAAGGATAGAGTGAGCAGTCCCCACCGGGAGTTTCCCCCTGCCACTGCCAGAGAGGTGGATCCACTTCGGATTCCTCCTTACCATCCACACACCAGCCGGCAGCCTCCCTG GTGTGATCCCCTGGGCCCATTTGCTGTCGGAGGAGAGGACCTAGACCCCTTTGG GTGCCGGAGGGGTGGCATGATAGTGGACCCCCTGAGATCTGGCTTCCCGAGAGCACCTATCGACCCATCTTCTGGTCTTCCAAACCGGCTTCCTCCAGGCGCTGTGCCCCCCGGAGCTCGCTTTGACCCCTTTGGGCCCACTGGAACTAGCCCATCTGG ACCTAACCCCGACCACCTGCCCCCGCCTGGCTACGATGACATGTTTCTGTGA